A window of Sulfurimonas gotlandica GD1 contains these coding sequences:
- the cybH gene encoding Ni/Fe-hydrogenase, b-type cytochrome subunit, whose translation MISEANNDLELEHEIEQELEFSSAYRWQHWIRAVSIVVLTITGFYIAVPFLTPAVNADPTNFMQALMRSWHIIFGFVLISAVMFKSYLFMFGRKHDMERAAFKDILNPKIWIKQIGYYMLISKHPKLSGVYNPIQFMAYATLYIMLFGLIITGLILYVHVYHDGLGAYLYDVMKSIEVMIGGLANVRIIHHILTWGVMLFVLGHIYMAIYNAVFGKEGGMDAIFSGMKWHKKH comes from the coding sequence ATGATTAGTGAAGCTAATAACGACTTAGAATTAGAACACGAAATAGAACAAGAATTGGAATTTTCGTCTGCTTATAGATGGCAACATTGGATAAGAGCAGTTTCAATTGTTGTCTTGACAATAACTGGATTTTATATAGCTGTTCCTTTTTTAACACCGGCGGTAAATGCTGATCCGACAAATTTTATGCAGGCTTTGATGAGATCATGGCACATAATTTTCGGTTTCGTACTAATATCTGCGGTGATGTTTAAAAGTTATCTTTTCATGTTTGGAAGAAAGCATGACATGGAAAGAGCGGCATTTAAAGATATATTGAATCCAAAAATTTGGATTAAACAAATAGGCTATTACATGCTTATTTCTAAGCATCCAAAACTGAGTGGGGTTTATAACCCGATTCAGTTTATGGCTTATGCAACGTTATATATTATGTTGTTTGGTCTGATTATTACAGGACTTATTCTTTATGTTCATGTATATCATGACGGACTAGGTGCATACCTTTATGATGTAATGAAAAGCATCGAGGTTATGATTGGTGGACTTGCAAATGTTCGCATTATTCACCACATCCTTACATGGGGTGTAATGTTATTTGTACTTGGTCATATTTATATGGCTATTTACAATGCTGTCTTTGGTAAAGAAGGCGGAATGGATGCTATTTTCAGTGGTATGAAGTGGCATAAAAAACACTAG
- a CDS encoding TetR/AcrR family transcriptional regulator: MLSKKEQKKEQIMQSALELFSVKGFYNTTIPDIANALKMSVGNMYNYFKSKDILAKEIIKYISVYLGGKLKEINELDISTEEKTRKIIEVYFETASKKPEMIDYFLRIYLSTRDVFKEGCEGMICVNEFVTEIMIYFEEGVKCGDLRDQDFFSAFGLFMGYLGGMVFLKGEDVLPKELDAYVDDISYNIYKALSV, translated from the coding sequence TTGTTAAGCAAAAAAGAGCAAAAAAAAGAACAAATAATGCAAAGCGCATTAGAACTTTTTTCTGTAAAAGGTTTTTACAACACTACTATACCTGATATAGCTAACGCACTAAAGATGAGTGTTGGAAACATGTATAATTACTTTAAGTCAAAAGATATTCTTGCTAAAGAAATTATAAAATATATATCAGTGTATCTAGGTGGAAAGTTAAAAGAGATTAACGAACTAGATATATCTACAGAAGAAAAAACAAGAAAAATAATCGAAGTTTATTTCGAAACTGCTTCTAAGAAGCCTGAGATGATCGATTATTTTTTAAGAATCTACTTATCAACTCGTGATGTATTTAAAGAGGGCTGTGAAGGGATGATTTGTGTAAACGAGTTTGTTACAGAGATTATGATCTATTTCGAAGAAGGTGTAAAGTGTGGAGACTTGAGAGATCAAGACTTCTTTAGTGCTTTTGGGCTATTTATGGGTTACCTTGGTGGAATGGTTTTCTTAAAAGGTGAAGATGTTTTACCAAAAGAGTTAGATGCTTATGTGGATGATATTTCATATAATATATATAAAGCCCTAAGCGTTTAA
- a CDS encoding nickel-dependent hydrogenase large subunit: MIELIEKIEGEAKLNFSFAGEEIDFVDIEFMTARNIEKILEGKSALDALVINPRVCGICGHAHLIATVKALEDCYENIEISKKAEIIRELTLTFELIQNHFKWFYLTMRPLFGKKQEVLKATYPTQLMAKAIAVFGGQYPHTSYAIVGGVVCDITEIDIIKIKHYIEETIKFFETNLVQADTKDFLVCDNVDKVLKKNGDLPDILREIKKKKYLDHGKSYDRFIAFGENSYFTKGKSHKTITTHNISIDYVKEQDNLNSLAKNVTYKDKYYEVGPLARAMINKVPLVKDSHRRYGDNIFSRIIARVCEIPQLLNHSKELLEKLDLSEPSYIEPNIDISQINASGESAVEAARGSLIHKVELENGIIKNYEIITPTQWNLGNGTRENLGVSQQAMVGLKDVKTAELVFKTFDVCSVCTTH; this comes from the coding sequence ATGATTGAGCTAATAGAAAAAATAGAGGGTGAAGCAAAACTAAATTTTAGTTTTGCTGGCGAAGAGATTGATTTTGTAGATATAGAGTTTATGACTGCAAGAAATATAGAAAAGATATTAGAAGGCAAGTCTGCTTTAGATGCACTTGTAATAAACCCACGAGTATGTGGCATCTGTGGACATGCTCATCTAATAGCAACAGTCAAGGCTTTAGAAGATTGTTATGAAAATATAGAAATCTCCAAAAAAGCTGAAATTATTAGAGAACTTACTCTTACCTTTGAGCTAATACAAAACCACTTCAAATGGTTCTATCTTACTATGAGACCTCTTTTTGGTAAAAAACAAGAGGTTTTAAAAGCTACATATCCAACTCAACTTATGGCAAAGGCAATAGCTGTCTTTGGAGGACAATATCCACATACTTCTTATGCTATTGTTGGTGGAGTTGTTTGTGATATTACAGAAATAGATATTATAAAAATAAAACATTACATAGAAGAGACTATAAAGTTTTTTGAGACTAATTTAGTACAAGCAGATACAAAAGACTTTCTAGTCTGTGACAATGTAGATAAAGTATTAAAGAAAAATGGTGACTTACCAGATATATTAAGAGAGATAAAGAAAAAGAAATATCTGGACCATGGCAAATCATATGACAGATTTATAGCATTTGGTGAGAATAGTTACTTTACAAAGGGCAAGTCACACAAGACAATAACTACACATAATATCTCCATAGATTATGTAAAAGAGCAAGATAATTTAAACTCTTTAGCAAAAAATGTGACTTATAAAGATAAATATTATGAAGTCGGTCCATTGGCTCGGGCAATGATAAATAAGGTTCCACTTGTTAAAGATTCGCATAGAAGATATGGAGATAATATCTTTAGTAGAATAATCGCTAGAGTTTGTGAAATACCGCAACTATTAAACCATTCAAAAGAGCTTTTAGAGAAACTAGACTTAAGTGAACCATCTTATATCGAGCCTAATATTGATATATCTCAAATAAATGCATCTGGAGAGAGCGCTGTAGAAGCAGCAAGAGGATCATTGATTCATAAAGTAGAGTTAGAAAATGGAATCATCAAAAATTATGAGATAATAACTCCAACTCAGTGGAACTTAGGAAATGGAACAAGAGAAAATCTTGGAGTTTCACAACAGGCGATGGTTGGTTTAAAAGATGTTAAAACTGCCGAACTTGTATTTAAAACTTTTGATGTCTGTTCTGTTTGTACTACACATTAA
- a CDS encoding hydrogenase — MLWLSSIACNGNTHSFLNYPFMEQFLNDFEFIYHPVIDSNYSLKEIVSETIACDIMLIEGTISDDFKRADVLVVDIIKKYAKIVKKIVTVGTCATFGGIFKESDYENATGLHFDRNKPIDSFKNLLDKTISVSGCPVHPETLVNTLYAIKKSVDLQLDNFLRPKEFYAYTVHNGCTRNEYFEYKVDNHKYGELEGCMFYDHGCQAPFTHASCNKTLWNEVNSKTRAGMPCVGCTEPTFPKENLFNTKKNMGIPQDLPIGVGKRTYLTLAGITKAFTIDRLEKKLFDD, encoded by the coding sequence GTGTTATGGCTTAGCTCCATAGCTTGTAACGGTAACACTCACTCCTTTTTAAACTATCCATTTATGGAACAATTTCTAAACGATTTTGAATTCATATATCACCCAGTTATTGACTCCAACTACTCCCTTAAAGAAATTGTCTCAGAGACAATAGCCTGTGATATCATGCTTATTGAAGGTACGATATCTGATGATTTTAAAAGAGCTGATGTTCTTGTTGTTGATATCATAAAAAAGTATGCAAAGATAGTTAAAAAAATTGTTACGGTAGGGACTTGTGCAACTTTTGGAGGAATATTCAAAGAGAGTGATTATGAAAACGCTACAGGACTTCATTTCGATAGGAATAAGCCTATAGATAGTTTTAAAAATCTGCTTGATAAGACTATTTCTGTTTCAGGATGCCCAGTCCATCCTGAGACTCTGGTCAATACACTCTATGCAATTAAGAAAAGTGTTGATTTACAACTGGATAATTTCCTAAGACCAAAAGAGTTTTATGCTTATACAGTTCATAATGGTTGTACAAGAAACGAATACTTTGAATATAAAGTAGATAATCATAAGTATGGTGAGCTAGAGGGTTGTATGTTTTACGATCATGGATGCCAAGCACCATTTACACATGCAAGCTGTAACAAAACACTATGGAATGAGGTTAACTCAAAAACTAGGGCAGGGATGCCATGTGTTGGATGTACCGAGCCTACATTTCCAAAAGAAAATCTTTTTAATACTAAAAAGAACATGGGTATACCACAAGATCTTCCAATAGGTGTAGGTAAAAGAACATATCTTACTCTAGCTGGTATAACAAAAGCATTTACTATAGATAGATTAGAAAAGAAGTTATTTGATGATTGA
- a CDS encoding hydrogenase small subunit: MVSDTLYKKLSARVNELSKLPKLDDQKSIPKLIEENGFSRREFMTWAGTMTAMLALPASYTPLIAKAAEVADRLPVIWLHMAECTGCTESLLRSASPSIDSLIFDHISLEYQETIMSAAGWQAEQNLENAIEKYKDRYVLMVEGGIPHGKGSHFLTIGGHGKTGEQSAIDAAEHAAAIFAIGTCSSFGGVQAAAPNPTNATSLSNVTSKPVINVPGCPPSESNIVGTLLHFLLYGSLPALDAYNRPKWAYGLRIHDMCERRGHFDAGEFVEQFGDDGAKNGFCLYKVGCKGPYTFNNCSRQKFNEGTSWPVQAGHGCAGCSEPDFWDTMGVLHEPLADRLFHTTFGGLGSDATADKIGLGLLTVTAVGIAAHAAISAVKKPKE, encoded by the coding sequence ATGGTGAGTGACACTCTATATAAAAAGTTGTCAGCTAGAGTCAACGAATTATCAAAGTTGCCTAAACTAGATGATCAAAAATCAATTCCAAAATTGATAGAAGAAAATGGGTTTTCTCGTAGAGAGTTTATGACATGGGCTGGTACTATGACAGCTATGTTAGCGCTTCCAGCGAGTTATACACCGTTGATAGCTAAAGCAGCAGAGGTAGCAGATAGACTTCCTGTTATCTGGTTGCACATGGCAGAATGTACAGGTTGTACTGAATCTTTATTAAGATCAGCATCTCCAAGTATAGACAGTTTGATTTTTGATCATATATCTTTAGAGTATCAAGAGACGATAATGTCTGCAGCCGGTTGGCAAGCAGAACAAAATCTTGAGAACGCTATAGAAAAATACAAAGATAGATACGTATTAATGGTAGAGGGTGGTATTCCTCACGGAAAAGGTAGTCATTTCTTGACAATTGGCGGACATGGTAAGACAGGTGAGCAGAGTGCAATTGATGCAGCTGAGCATGCAGCAGCAATCTTTGCTATTGGTACTTGTTCTTCTTTTGGTGGTGTTCAAGCAGCAGCTCCAAACCCTACAAATGCTACTTCACTTAGTAATGTTACTAGTAAGCCTGTTATTAATGTTCCAGGTTGTCCACCGAGTGAGAGCAACATAGTGGGAACACTACTGCACTTTCTACTTTATGGATCACTTCCAGCACTAGATGCTTACAACAGACCAAAGTGGGCATATGGACTAAGAATCCATGACATGTGTGAAAGACGTGGTCACTTTGATGCTGGTGAATTCGTAGAACAATTCGGTGATGATGGAGCTAAAAATGGCTTCTGTCTGTACAAAGTAGGCTGTAAAGGTCCTTATACATTTAACAACTGTTCTAGACAGAAGTTCAATGAAGGTACATCTTGGCCAGTTCAAGCCGGACATGGTTGTGCTGGATGTAGTGAACCGGATTTCTGGGATACTATGGGTGTTTTACATGAACCTCTTGCCGACAGACTATTTCACACAACATTTGGTGGACTGGGCTCAGATGCAACGGCAGATAAGATTGGTCTAGGACTACTTACTGTTACAGCAGTGGGAATCGCAGCACATGCAGCAATATCAGCTGTTAAGAAACCAAAAGAATAA
- a CDS encoding HypC/HybG/HupF family hydrogenase formation chaperone produces the protein MCLSIPSKVVKIDKELNMATVDTMGVQRNASLDLMAEDDIKLGDYVLLHIGFIMNKIDEEDALLSIETYKEIIELMNEEDRQMAILEDDECPNRGA, from the coding sequence ATGTGTTTATCAATACCCTCAAAAGTAGTAAAAATAGATAAAGAGCTAAACATGGCTACAGTTGATACTATGGGTGTTCAAAGAAATGCTAGTTTAGATTTAATGGCGGAAGATGATATAAAACTAGGTGATTATGTGCTTCTTCACATCGGCTTTATTATGAATAAAATTGATGAAGAAGATGCCCTTCTTAGCATTGAGACTTACAAAGAAATTATTGAGTTGATGAATGAAGAAGATAGGCAAATGGCAATCTTAGAGGACGACGAATGTCCAAATAGAGGTGCGTAA
- a CDS encoding HyaD/HybD family hydrogenase maturation endopeptidase, which yields MKILILGIGNVLFGDEGIGVHLANYLDEKYNFISDEHTVDVVDGGTLAQILIPIITDYDRVLLIDCVNVLDGDIGDVYSFDFDAVPDFITWQGSAHEVEMLQTLQMIEMLGDLPPVKIVGVIPYVIGEDTTFTITNEVLEASKTMEHSIINYLKDLKVETTLKNSGAILQEVARTSYLRGTQWY from the coding sequence ATGAAAATATTAATACTAGGCATAGGAAATGTACTCTTTGGCGATGAAGGTATAGGTGTTCATTTAGCTAATTATTTGGATGAGAAGTATAACTTTATATCTGATGAACATACAGTAGATGTAGTAGACGGTGGAACTCTAGCTCAGATATTGATACCTATCATTACAGACTATGACAGAGTCTTACTCATAGACTGTGTTAATGTTCTTGATGGTGACATCGGAGATGTATACAGTTTTGACTTTGACGCTGTTCCTGATTTTATCACTTGGCAAGGAAGCGCTCATGAAGTTGAGATGCTACAAACTCTACAGATGATAGAGATGCTAGGTGACCTGCCTCCTGTAAAAATTGTTGGTGTCATACCTTATGTAATCGGTGAAGACACAACTTTTACTATTACAAATGAGGTTTTAGAAGCTAGTAAGACAATGGAGCACTCTATCATTAACTATTTAAAAGATTTAAAGGTAGAGACAACTCTAAAAAATAGTGGTGCAATCTTGCAAGAAGTTGCAAGAACATCATACTTAAGGGGCACACAATGGTATTAG
- a CDS encoding nickel-dependent hydrogenase large subunit, producing the protein MSKRVIVDPITRIEGHLRAEVIVGDDGIVQDAFVSSTLWRGLEVIAKGRDPRNVPLMMQRICGVCTYSHYLKSTMAVEDALGIKIPYNAELVRSLMNAALFIHDHVVHFYHLHGVDWVDIVSALSADPAKASKLAFKYCDNPIGTGENELKLVKEKIGKFAKNPQGLGPFANAYWGHGTYRLTPEQNLIALSHYLKALEVQRTAAQLLAIFGGKNPHPQSLAVGGVTCVMDILNPAKMGEYMTKFKVLANFINNAYYPDIVMAAEMYKTEGSVVKPAGVKNFMAHEDFIVGRGDRLFESGIVYDGDLSKVFEIDEDLITEEATHSWYQNDKALHPYDGETDPKYTGFVDGETVGPDGKMIHSKQINEKEKYSWIKSPRYDGKPMEVGPLACMVVSYAKGNAKVQKVVNDFLKTTGLPAGALFTTLGRTAARMLQAKLIGDNALIAFNNLIENLKVDQETCATYTIDKDKEYKGRGIGDVPRGMLSHWVRIKNGVVENYQAVVPSTWNAGPMDANGVKGPYEADLIGLKIENLTQPLEIIRIIHSYDPCIACAVHVMDTKGNQLSEYKLDPIYGGCSV; encoded by the coding sequence ATGTCAAAAAGAGTAATAGTTGATCCTATAACAAGAATAGAAGGACACTTAAGAGCCGAGGTTATTGTTGGTGATGACGGAATTGTTCAAGATGCTTTCGTATCTTCAACATTATGGAGAGGATTAGAAGTAATCGCAAAAGGGAGAGATCCTAGAAACGTACCTCTAATGATGCAGAGAATTTGTGGTGTTTGTACATACTCTCACTACCTAAAAAGTACTATGGCAGTTGAAGATGCACTGGGAATAAAGATTCCTTACAATGCTGAGTTAGTAAGATCACTAATGAATGCAGCACTGTTTATTCATGATCATGTTGTTCACTTCTACCACTTACACGGTGTTGACTGGGTTGATATTGTATCAGCACTTAGTGCGGACCCTGCTAAAGCAAGTAAGTTAGCATTTAAATATTGTGACAATCCAATTGGTACAGGTGAAAATGAACTTAAATTAGTTAAAGAGAAAATAGGTAAGTTTGCTAAGAATCCTCAAGGACTTGGGCCATTTGCTAACGCATACTGGGGACATGGAACATATAGATTGACTCCAGAACAAAACTTGATTGCGCTTTCTCACTACTTAAAAGCATTAGAAGTTCAAAGAACAGCTGCTCAACTTTTAGCTATCTTTGGTGGTAAAAATCCACACCCACAAAGTCTTGCGGTTGGTGGTGTAACTTGTGTTATGGATATTCTTAACCCAGCGAAAATGGGTGAATACATGACTAAGTTTAAAGTACTTGCTAATTTTATTAACAATGCTTACTACCCAGATATCGTTATGGCTGCTGAAATGTATAAAACTGAAGGTTCAGTCGTTAAACCAGCTGGTGTTAAAAACTTCATGGCACATGAAGATTTTATTGTAGGTCGTGGTGACAGACTTTTTGAAAGTGGAATCGTTTATGATGGAGATTTAAGTAAAGTTTTCGAAATAGATGAAGATCTAATTACAGAAGAAGCTACGCACTCATGGTACCAAAATGATAAAGCACTTCACCCATACGATGGTGAGACAGATCCTAAATATACAGGTTTTGTAGATGGTGAAACTGTTGGACCAGATGGCAAAATGATTCATTCTAAGCAGATTAATGAAAAAGAAAAATATTCTTGGATCAAGTCACCTAGATATGATGGTAAACCAATGGAAGTTGGGCCTCTGGCATGTATGGTTGTTAGTTATGCAAAAGGTAATGCAAAAGTTCAAAAAGTTGTAAATGACTTCTTAAAAACTACAGGTCTTCCTGCAGGAGCTCTCTTTACTACACTAGGTAGAACAGCAGCGAGAATGTTACAGGCAAAACTAATCGGTGATAATGCACTAATCGCATTTAACAACCTGATTGAAAATCTAAAAGTTGACCAAGAGACTTGTGCTACTTATACTATCGATAAAGACAAAGAGTATAAAGGTAGAGGTATCGGTGATGTTCCTCGTGGAATGTTGAGTCACTGGGTTAGAATCAAAAATGGTGTTGTTGAAAACTATCAGGCTGTTGTTCCTTCTACTTGGAATGCAGGACCTATGGATGCTAACGGTGTAAAAGGCCCTTATGAAGCTGATTTAATCGGTCTTAAAATTGAAAATTTAACACAACCACTAGAGATTATCAGAATTATTCACTCTTATGACCCATGTATTGCATGTGCAGTTCACGTGATGGATACAAAAGGAAATCAACTAAGTGAGTACAAACTAGATCCTATTTATGGTGGATGTAGCGTATAA
- the hypB gene encoding hydrogenase nickel incorporation protein HypB, giving the protein MCKDCGCSITDSERHSHGHSHSHGDEKHTHEHSHGNSHEHQDAHQHLHDNPQLNDPKTISIITKILDKNDQEAHHNREHFNSHNVLCINLMSSPGSGKTALLEHLADVVDFEFGVVEGDLETSRDADRLKAKGIQAHQIQTGSACHLDAFMVHKALHHMDLENLDVCFVENVGNLVCPASYDVGSHLNIVLVSVPEGEDKIAKYPVMFRQADLILFTKVDLLPYFEYDIEREKADARKIKPNVDIIEVSTKDEESLKKVAQWIKFKMGMR; this is encoded by the coding sequence ATGTGTAAAGATTGCGGTTGTAGTATAACAGATAGCGAGAGACACTCTCACGGGCATAGTCATTCTCACGGAGATGAAAAGCATACTCATGAACACTCTCATGGAAATTCTCACGAGCATCAAGATGCGCATCAGCATCTGCATGATAACCCACAGCTCAATGATCCAAAAACGATTTCGATTATTACAAAGATTTTAGATAAAAACGATCAAGAAGCTCATCACAACAGAGAACACTTTAACTCTCATAATGTACTGTGTATAAATCTCATGAGTAGCCCAGGAAGTGGAAAAACAGCTCTTCTTGAACACTTAGCTGATGTGGTTGACTTTGAGTTTGGAGTAGTCGAGGGAGATTTGGAGACTAGCAGAGATGCAGACAGACTAAAAGCTAAAGGCATTCAGGCTCACCAGATTCAAACAGGTTCGGCTTGTCACTTGGATGCATTTATGGTCCACAAAGCTCTTCACCATATGGACTTGGAAAATCTTGATGTATGTTTTGTAGAGAACGTTGGAAATCTTGTTTGTCCTGCATCTTATGATGTCGGAAGTCACTTAAACATAGTTCTTGTCTCAGTTCCTGAGGGTGAAGATAAGATTGCAAAATATCCTGTAATGTTTCGTCAAGCTGATTTGATTTTATTTACTAAAGTAGACCTTCTTCCATATTTTGAATATGACATAGAAAGAGAAAAAGCAGATGCGAGAAAGATCAAACCAAATGTTGACATAATAGAAGTCAGTACAAAAGATGAAGAGAGTTTGAAAAAAGTCGCACAGTGGATTAAATTTAAAATGGGGATGAGATAA
- the hypF gene encoding carbamoyltransferase HypF codes for MSYFTTKRFGFKIFGQVQGVGFRPFIYKIATELNINGFVKNSEKGVDLELEGEILQIEEFMNVLNSDRLPPLARIDKIQQIEIKPLYREQFEIIHSTLSVNNGSKVALVIPDTAICEECLFDTDSPYKLKYYDYFATTCTNCGPRYSIIQTVPYDRENTSMSKFKMCTSCEEEYTNPLNRRYHAQPISCNDCGPTLTDTIEKTAEFIKNGKIVAMKGLGGFHIVCDATNDEVIERLRVHKNRPTKPLAIMCKDLEQVKLLASASTKEQELLASKEAPIVILNKALDAKIKISDKVAPNIDRIGCFLPYTALHHLLFKQLKNPIVATSANLGSEPIIIKAEDIKEKLPFVDFVLDFDRDIVNGVDDSLVQVVNGNTQMLRLSRGFAPKVIKLGFKSEKKILAVGANAKNAIAFVIEDNIILSPHIGDLGSLKAFEFFERTIETFKSFYDFEPDVIVHDMHPNYETTKWAKAQGKELVEVQHHLAHIYACKAEFELSGDYLGFSFDGTGYGSDGQLWGGEIFVGDVRKYSFKSLKLLGGEKAIKEPRRVALSMLFDKYSLDEVLSLDAEVVKSFKESEIKILHQSHTKNLNAPLSSSVGRLFDAMASFSNLLQFQSYEGEAGLICEENYKQDVTQTLEYKIVDGIIDIEFDFFDKNIVSKFINTLAQIVLDISKIEKMEVILSGGVFQNKTLLELAASKLKDADIKYFYQSETAINDGGIALGQAYFEVMNHKES; via the coding sequence ATGAGCTACTTCACAACTAAAAGATTTGGTTTTAAGATATTTGGGCAAGTCCAAGGAGTTGGATTTCGTCCATTTATCTACAAGATAGCAACTGAGTTAAATATAAATGGATTTGTGAAAAATAGCGAGAAGGGCGTAGATCTGGAGCTTGAAGGAGAGATTCTTCAAATAGAAGAGTTTATGAATGTACTAAACTCAGATAGACTGCCACCACTTGCCCGTATAGATAAAATACAACAGATAGAGATAAAACCTCTTTATAGGGAACAGTTTGAAATAATTCACTCTACTCTAAGTGTCAACAATGGCTCAAAAGTAGCATTGGTAATACCTGACACGGCGATTTGTGAAGAATGCTTATTTGATACTGACTCCCCTTACAAGTTGAAATATTACGATTATTTTGCCACTACCTGCACAAACTGTGGCCCAAGATATAGCATAATTCAAACTGTTCCTTATGACAGAGAAAATACCTCTATGAGTAAATTTAAGATGTGTACTTCTTGTGAAGAAGAGTACACAAACCCTCTTAACAGACGCTACCACGCACAGCCGATTTCATGTAATGATTGCGGACCTACACTTACAGACACAATCGAGAAAACAGCAGAATTTATAAAAAATGGAAAAATTGTTGCCATGAAAGGTCTCGGCGGTTTTCATATAGTATGTGATGCAACAAATGATGAAGTCATAGAGAGGTTAAGAGTCCATAAAAACAGACCGACTAAACCATTGGCTATTATGTGTAAAGATTTGGAACAGGTAAAATTATTGGCATCTGCATCTACAAAAGAGCAAGAGCTTTTAGCATCTAAAGAAGCCCCAATTGTTATTTTAAATAAAGCCTTAGATGCGAAGATAAAAATATCAGACAAAGTAGCTCCAAATATAGATAGAATAGGCTGCTTCCTTCCATACACAGCTTTGCATCATCTTCTTTTCAAACAGCTTAAAAACCCAATAGTCGCTACGAGTGCGAATCTTGGAAGCGAGCCTATCATAATAAAGGCAGAAGATATTAAAGAAAAACTTCCATTTGTAGACTTTGTTCTTGATTTTGACAGGGATATTGTAAATGGAGTGGATGACTCTTTAGTCCAAGTAGTAAACGGTAATACCCAGATGCTAAGACTCTCTCGAGGTTTTGCACCAAAGGTGATAAAGCTTGGATTTAAGAGTGAAAAGAAAATCTTGGCAGTTGGTGCAAACGCTAAAAATGCCATAGCTTTTGTTATAGAAGACAACATCATACTATCTCCTCATATTGGGGATTTAGGTTCACTAAAAGCTTTTGAGTTTTTTGAGCGAACTATAGAGACTTTTAAAAGCTTTTATGACTTTGAACCTGACGTTATAGTCCACGATATGCATCCAAACTACGAGACTACAAAGTGGGCAAAAGCTCAAGGTAAAGAACTTGTAGAAGTTCAGCATCACTTGGCACATATCTATGCTTGTAAGGCTGAGTTTGAACTTAGTGGAGATTACTTAGGGTTCAGTTTTGATGGAACTGGATATGGAAGTGATGGACAGCTTTGGGGTGGAGAGATTTTTGTTGGCGATGTAAGAAAGTACAGCTTCAAATCTCTTAAACTTCTTGGTGGTGAAAAGGCGATAAAAGAGCCAAGACGGGTAGCTCTAAGTATGCTTTTTGACAAATATTCACTTGATGAAGTTCTAAGTCTAGATGCAGAGGTAGTTAAGTCGTTTAAAGAGAGTGAGATAAAGATACTTCATCAAAGTCACACTAAAAACCTAAATGCACCTCTTAGCTCATCAGTTGGAAGACTCTTTGATGCAATGGCGAGTTTTTCAAACCTCTTGCAGTTTCAAAGTTACGAGGGTGAAGCTGGACTTATCTGTGAGGAAAACTATAAACAAGATGTAACTCAAACCCTTGAGTACAAAATTGTTGATGGCATCATAGACATAGAGTTTGACTTTTTTGACAAAAATATAGTCTCTAAATTTATAAACACACTAGCACAGATAGTTCTGGATATATCAAAAATAGAAAAGATGGAAGTCATCCTAAGCGGTGGAGTTTTTCAAAATAAAACACTACTTGAACTTGCGGCATCTAAGCTAAAAGATGCAGACATAAAATATTTCTATCAAAGTGAGACTGCAATCAATGACGGCGGTATCGCTTTGGGGCAGGCTTACTTTGAAGTTATGAATCATAAAGAGAGTTGA